In Anomaloglossus baeobatrachus isolate aAnoBae1 chromosome 3, aAnoBae1.hap1, whole genome shotgun sequence, one genomic interval encodes:
- the LOC142297375 gene encoding serine/threonine-protein kinase SBK1-like, whose translation MEATGSFQLPKTSEKDFQILETLGSGTYGRVVMAMEKKTGTHVALKLMKKRKTKEQSFLHELCVSITLSGHEGIIFTHPIYVDSEYFYVLTQDLAPAGTLHSLIKPSVGIPEVMVKRCAVQLTSALEYMHDHSLVHRDLKPDNVLLMDKDCFHIKLSDFGLTQAIGTLVSSMSHIIPYMSPELCQLQSYEALVLRPSMDTWAFGVLLYVAFTGYFPWERAAKTILCSKILSSGNVLETKQPRQDIGPNVPLKHKNYFMPCSLKTPPSGVQ comes from the exons ATGGAAGCAACTGGATCATTTCAGCTCCCCAAGACCAGCGAGAAGGATTTCCAGATTTTGGAGACTCTGGGCAGCGGCACCTACGGCAGAGTGGTCATGGCTATGGAGAAGAAAACCG GAACTCACGTGGCCCTTAAACTAATGAAGAAGAGGAAGACAAAGGAACAAAGTTTCCTCCATGAGCTTTGTGTGTCCATCACCTTATCGGGTCACGAAGGGATCATCTTCACCCACCCAATCTACGTGGACTCGGAGTATTTCTATGTCCTGACTCAGGATTTGGCCCCTGCTGGAACTCTCCATTCGCTAATCAAACCCAGT GTTGGAATTCCAGAAGTGATGGTGAAGCGTTGTGCGGTACAGTTAACCAGTGCATTAGAATATATGCACGATCACTCACTGGTGCACAGAGACTTAAAACCAGATAATGTGTTACTCATGGACAAAGACTGCTTCCATATTAAATTGAGTGATTTCGGCCTGACACAAGCCATCGGTACCCTCGTGTCATCAATGTCACACATCATTCCCTACATGTCCCCAGAGCTGTGTCAATTGCAAAGCTATGAAGCTTTAGTCTTGCGACCCAGCATGGATACATGGGCCTTTGGTGTACTTCTGTATGTTGCATTCACGGGATATTTTCCTTGGGAAAGGGCCGCAAAGACGATCCTCTGTTCAAAGATTTTATCAAGTGGCAACGTTTTGGAAACCAAACAGCCCCGCCAGGACATTGGACCAAATGTTCCACTAAAGCACAAGAATTATTTCATGCCCTGCTCGCTGAAGACCCCACCATCAGGAGTCCAGTGA